A window of Pectobacterium carotovorum genomic DNA:
CTTGCTCAAACGTATGACGAAGAAAGGTTATGGTATCGCCTGGCTGCCGGACTATTCCATTCAGGAAGAGCTGAAAAACAAAGAGCTGACGATCCTGAGCATGGAAAATGCCGTGATCCGCATGGGCGTTTATCTGTATCGCCTCGATGCGCGGTTGAACGTGGCTTCTGAGAAATTCTGGCGCTACATGAAAGGGTTGTCATCAGCATCTGGGTTATAAGCGTCGCGACAGCGTTGGCAGTGCAACGAGAGATAAAAAAATAGCGGCCCGAAGGCCGCTATAGATGACATATTCACTTACTCAGCATTAGCTATTTTGCGTAGCCTGCTGAGGTTCCTTATAGGCGACGACTTCGTCGGCAGCCTCTTCCTCATCATCATCGTGGACGTCTTTTTCCAGACTGGCCACAACGGCGGTAGAGATACTGTTACCGATGACGTTAGTTGCAGTACGGCCCATATCCAGGAACTGGTCGATACCGATAATCAGCAGGATACCGGCTTCCGGCAGGCTGAACATTGGCAGCGTTGCGGCAACCACCACGATAGAGGCACGCGCTACGCCCGCCATCCCTTTACTGGTGATCATCAGCGTCAGCAGGATCAGGATTTGTTCAGTAACGCTCAGGTCGATGTTGTAAGCCTGTGCGATAAACAGAATCGCAAAGGACTGGTACATCATAGAACCGTCGAGGTTGAACGAGTAACCGAGCGGCAGCACAAAGCTGGTGACTTTTTTCGGCACGCCGAATTTGGTCAGCGCTTCCATGGTTTTCGGATAAGCAGATTCACTGCTCGCCGTGGCGAAAGCCAGCATGGTCGGTTCACGAATCAGTTTCGCCAGTCTAACGATGCCTTTGCCCAGGAACAGGTAGCCAACCAGGAACAGAACGCCCCACAGTACGGCCAGACCGAGGTAGAACTCACCGATCAGTTTACCGAAGTCGTAAAGCAGACCCAGACCTTGCGTGGTAATCGCGGAAGCGATTGCGGCAAAGACAGCAATAGGGGCCAGCGCCATCACGTAGTCGGTCACGCGGAACATCACTTTGGTCAGTTCTTCGATCATGGAAATGATCGTGGTCGCGTGCTTGTTATTGCCTTTTACATAGGCAAGCGCGGAGCCGAA
This region includes:
- a CDS encoding dicarboxylate/amino acid:cation symporter; translated protein: MQRQKLLVQIVLAIVLGILIGWACHQYLDGSRAKEVASYFNMVTDVFLRLIKMIIAPLVFATLVSGLASMGGNSSAVGRIGMKAMIWFVSASFISLLIGMVFANLFQPGAGMNLEVPVQHVATGLNTDSFTLKSFISHIFPKSIVEAMANNEILQILVFSLFFGSALAYVKGNNKHATTIISMIEELTKVMFRVTDYVMALAPIAVFAAIASAITTQGLGLLYDFGKLIGEFYLGLAVLWGVLFLVGYLFLGKGIVRLAKLIREPTMLAFATASSESAYPKTMEALTKFGVPKKVTSFVLPLGYSFNLDGSMMYQSFAILFIAQAYNIDLSVTEQILILLTLMITSKGMAGVARASIVVVAATLPMFSLPEAGILLIIGIDQFLDMGRTATNVIGNSISTAVVASLEKDVHDDDEEEAADEVVAYKEPQQATQNS